One genomic window of Manihot esculenta cultivar AM560-2 chromosome 16, M.esculenta_v8, whole genome shotgun sequence includes the following:
- the LOC110603352 gene encoding glutamate receptor 2.7, translating into MRRSPSKPAALSLSLVWFLWLTEMNMMMMMAQSQNTTISVNVGVVLDLENPEANKWLSCINMALSDFYAANSNYQTRLVLHTRDSMRDVVGAAAAALDLIKNVQVQAILGPNTSMQASFVIDLGEKTQVPIISYSASSPSLTSIRSPYFFRATQNDSTQVNAISAIVQAFGWREAVPVFVDNEYGKGIIPYLTDALQAIDTRVPYRSAISPAATDDEISEELYKLMTMQTRVFIVHMTPSLGSRFFIKASEVGMLSEGYVWIISDGMISSIYPQVTDSMQGVLGIRPYVPKTQALEDFRARWKRKFQQVDGEINIYGLWAYDAATALAMATEKAGIANFGFQKANVSNNSTDLSTLGFSRNGQSLLEALSNTRFRGLTGDFHFVNGQLPASAFQIVNVIGEGARELGFWTPRKGLVKKLNSLTNTNLYSTSKSNLASVIWPGDSTSVPKGWEIPTNGKKLRVLVQMEDGFNEFVKVARDSSTNTTKVTGYCIDIFDAVVNALPYAVTYDYIPFAKPDGERAGTYNDMVYQLYLGNFDAVVGDTTIIANRSLYADFTLPYTESGVSMIVPTRDKNSKNAWVFLKPLTWDLWVTSFCFFVFIGFVVWVLEHRINEDFRGPPSHQVGTSFWFSFSTMVFAHRERVVSNLARTVVIIWCFVVLILTQSYTASLTSLLTVQQLMPTVTDVNQLIKTGLYVGYQEGSFVLGILKQLGFDESKIKVYNSTEELDELFNKGSGNGGIAAAFDEVPYIKLFLTKYCSKYTTVEPTFKTGGFGFAFPRGSPLVPDVSRAILNVTEGDKMKRIEQKWFGKQGICPETSTSVSSNSLSLQSFCGLFLIAGVASVSALAIFTAMFVYEHRQALIPSDSIASIWSRILYLFRIFDQKDLKSHTFRKSEVSEIQLTLPPSMGAPSPSIQSVHSDFPIEQRTSSAEYGDPSSSEQAPQEVVISIEVAKTNQETPVAIERTRDN; encoded by the exons ATGAGGAGGAGCCCTTCAAAACCTGCAGCTCTATCGTTGTCTCTGGTTTGGTTTCTTTGGTTGACAGAGATGaacatgatgatgatgatggcgCAAAGTCAAAACACCACAATCTCGGTGAATGTAGGAGTGGTTCTTGACCTGGAGAATCCTGAAGCCAACAAGTGGTTGAGTTGCATCAACATGGCCCTCTCAGATTTTTACGCCGCCAACTCTAACTATCAGACAAGATTGGTCCTCCACACCAGGGACTCCATGAGGGATGTTGTTGGTGCAGCTGCTGCAG CTCTGGACTTGATAAAAAATGTGCAAGTGCAAGCAATCCTGGGGCCAAATACATCTATGCAGGCTAGTTTTGTTATTGATCTTGGAGAAAAAACTCAGGTACCCATCATATCGTATTCCGCATCAAGTCCTTCTCTTACTTCCATCAGAAGTCCATACTTTTTCAGAGCTACACAAAATGACTCTACTCAAGTGAATGCCATTAGTGCAATAGTTCAAGCCTTTGGGTGGAGAGAAGCAGTGCCTGTATTTGTAGATAACGAGTATGGGAAGGGAATTATACCTTATTTAACTGACGCTTTGCAAGCAATTGATACCCGGGTCCCCTACCGGAGTGCCATTTCTCCAGCGGCCACCGATGATGAAATCTCGGAAGAGCTTTACAAGTTAATGACCATGCAAACTAGAGTTTTTATTGTCCACATGACACCTTCTCTAGGCTCTCGATTTTTCATCAAAGCAAGCGAAGTTGGAATGTTGAGTGAAGGCTACGTTTGGATAATTTCTGATGGGATGATTTCTTCTATATATCCACAAGTCACTGATTCAATGCAAGGAGTATTGGGTATTAGACCTTATGTTCCAAAAACTCAAGCGCTGGAAGATTTCAGGGCTCGatggaaaagaaaatttcaGCAAGTTGATGGTGAAATCAATATTTATGGACTGTGGGCTTATGACGCTGCCACTGCATTGGCCATGGCAACTGAGAAAGCTGGCATTGCAAATTTTGGCTTTCAAAAGGCAAATGTTTCCAACAATTCAACTGATCTCTCAACTCTTGGGTTCTCTCGAAATGGTCAAAGTCTTCTTGAAGCATTATCAAACACTCGTTTCAGAGGACTTACAGGAGATTTCCATTTTGTTAACGGGCAGCTCCCAGCTTCGGCTTTCCAGATAGTTAATGTGATTGGTGAAGGAGCAAGAGAGCTTGGATTTTGGACACCTAGAAAAGGACTTGTTAAAAAATTGAACTCTTTAACGAACACAAATTTGTACTCTACTTCCAAGTCCAATCTAGCATCTGTAATCTGGCCAGGAGATTCAACTTCTGTTCCCAAGGGTTGGGAGATTCCAACAAATGGGAAGAAACTGCGAGTTTTAGTGCAAATGGAGGATGGTTTCAATGAATTTGTGAAGGTAGCAAGAGATTCTAGCACCAACACCACAAAAGTCACAGGATACTGCATAGATATATTTGATGCTGTAGTAAATGCACTACCTTATGCTGTGACTTATGACTACATCCCCTTCGCCAAGCCTGATGGTGAGAGGGCAGGAACTTACAACGATATGGTCTATCAATTGTACTTAGGG AATTTTGATGCTGTGGTGGGAGATACAACTATAATCGCCAACAGGTCATTGTATGCAGACTTCACATTGCCTTACACGGAATCAGGGGTATCAATGATTGTGCCCACCAGAGACAAAAACAGTAAAAATGCATGGGTTTTCTTGAAGCCTCTGACATGGGATCTTTGGGTGACAAGCTTCTGTTTCTTTGTTTTCATTGGATTTGTGGTTTGGGTTCTTGAACATAGAATAAATGAAGACTTCAGAGGACCTCCTTCACATCAAGTCGGCACTAGCTTCTGGTTTTCCTTCTCAACCATGGTTTTTGCCCATC GGGAAAGAGTGGTTAGCAACCTGGCAAGAACAGTAGTAATCATATGGTGTTTCGTTGTATTGATTCTCACACAGAGCTACACCGCCAGTTTAACTAGTCTTCTCACTGTCCAGCAGCTGATGCCCACTGTAACTGATGTCAATCAGCTTATTAAAACTGGACTCTATGTGGGCTACCAGGAGGGTTCTTTTGTTTTGGGAATCTTGAAACAGTTGGGGTTTGATGAATCGAAGATCAAGGTGTACAATTCTACTGAAGAGCTCGACGAACTTTTCAACAAAGGAAGTGGAAATGGTGGCATTGCAGCTGCCTTTGACGAAGTACCCTATATAAAGCTGTTTCTGACAAAGTATTGCTCCAAATATACCACTGTTGAACCCACATTTAAGACGGGTGGATTCGGATTT GCCTTCCCTAGAGGATCTCCCCTAGTGCCTGACGTGTCAAGGGCAATCTTGAACGTAACAGAAGGAGATAAAATGAAGAGAATTGAGCAAAAATGGTTTGGCAAACAAGGCATTTGCCCAGAGACAAGCACGTCTGTTTCTTCAAATAGCCTGAGTCTCCAGAGTTTCTGTGGCTTATTTCTAATAGCCGGAGTAGCTTCTGTTTCAGCTCTCGCTATATTCACAGCCATGTTTGTCTATGAACACAGGCAAGCTCTGATACCCTCCGATTCAATAGCTTCAATATGGAGCAGAATTCTTTATTTGTTTAGAATCTTCGACCAAAAGGACTTGAAATCACACACTTTCCGAAAGAGTGAAGTGAGTGAGATTCAACTTACACTTCCACCTAGTATGGGTGCTCCAAGTCCATCCATCCAGTCAGTCCACTCAGATTTCCCTATAGAGCAGAGAACCTCTTCAGCAGAATATGGTGATCCAAGTTCAAGTGAGCAAGCACCTCAGGAGGTAGTTATAAGCATTGAAGTAGCCAAAACGAATCAAGAAACGCCAGTAGCCATTGAAAGAACTCGTGACAATTGA
- the LOC110603135 gene encoding histidine kinase 5 has translation MDNVDVSDSNFSKMEGNQIDQIEDMDIEVVSMWPEDIDSEKPYNIEKPRGDQDMLEEVTIVEEPTIVDFHRLIELTNYTDRGSSQLAYLVKHWEYQQATAVRLLREELDILSQQRQEVELKKLEIIENFRFEEEGYGGDKRPVSILDEAIDIYQDLPRRKKDVIVQNKKVEVEAEYDTVAYWKQRALHLEKLLEASIQREQALIEKLQESVKNLERQSSPVEELSQILKRADNFLHFILQNAPVVMGHQDKELRYRFIYNHFPRLQEEDILGKTDMEIFTGAGVKESQDFKREVLEKGLSAKREITFETELFGTKIFLIYVEPVFSKSGETIGINYMGMDVTDQVRKREKMAKLREEIAVQKAKETELNKTIHITEETMRAKQMLATMSHEIRSPLSGVVSMAEILSTTHLDREQRQLLNVMISSGDLVLQLINDILDLSKVESGVMKLEATKFRPREVVKHVLQTAAASLQKILTLEGHIADDVPIVVIGDVLRIRQILTNLISNAIKFTHEGKVGINLYVVSDPCFGKAEGNHQKSSSGHLTTNASKEEKCTLASQTNNDRNGSHTPHQNHSLDGEPVTPGRNGNTMDGDKLEEPQSQETVVWLRCDVYDSGIGIPENALPTLFKKYMQVSADHARKYGGTGLGLAICKQLVELMGGRLTVSSRVNCGSTFTFVLPYKVSPMCDDSSDDADELSDMTDHDAATEDETAGYFLFQPRTLGSLFSNGSTRTQKLLPNNIGFANSHKLNGFPDSCYSLLPHNDRTKETASVEDACSTAEVADTLSEPASSFTHSLEPANGNVACRSKQCQEDTNRKLQNTECSREVDSRPKTSESQVSSQAQEKSEVSSQCTSGSNPQVATTKLQPKILLVEDNKINVMVALSMMKQLGLSIDVVNNGVEAVQAVQGNCYDLVLMDVCMPVMDGLQATKLIRSFEETGSWDAAVKAGIELRAPSSNCSMPSRKRTPIIAMTANTLSESADECYANGMDSFISKPVTFQKLKECFEQYFP, from the exons ATGGACAACGTGGATGTAAGCGATTCAAACTTCAGCAAAATGGAGGGTAATCAAATTGATCAAATTGAAGACATGGATATCGAAGTAGTCTCAATGTGGCCTGAAGATATTGATAGTGAAAAGCCGTATAATATAGAAAAGCCAAGAGGGGATCAAGATATGTTGGAGGAAGTTACTATAGTTGAGGAGCCAACTATAGTTGATTTCCACCGTCTTATAGAGCTAACCAATTACACTGACAGAGGCTCTTCTCAGCTAGCGTACCTTGTAAAACATTGGGAATATCAGCAGGCAACTGCTGTACGACTTCTCAGAGAAGAGCTTGACATTCTCAGCCAGCAAAGGCAGGAAGTTGAGCTAAAAAAATTAGAGATAATAGAAAATTTTCGGTTTGAGGAAGAAGGATATGGTGGTGATAAACGTCCAGTGTCGATATTGGATGAAGCTATTGATATATATCAAGATCTTCCTAGAAGAAAAAAAGATGTCATTGTTCAAAACAAGAAAGTAGAAGTAGAAGCAGAATATGACACTGTCGCTTACTGGAAGCAGCGAGCCTTGCATTTAGAGAAATTGTTGGAGGCTAGCATCCAGAGGGAGCAAGCGCTCATTGAGAAGTTACAGGAAAGTGTAAAAAATTTGGAAAGGCAGTCCTCACCAGTAGAAGAATTATCCCAGATTCTGAAAAGAGCAGACAATTTCTTACATTTTATACTTCAAAATGCTCCTGTTGTCATGGGTCATCAG GATAAAGAGCTAAGGTATCGTTTTATCTACAATCATTTTCCACGTTTGCAAGAGGAG GACATTTTGGGAAAAACAGATATGGAAATTTTTACAGGAGCAGGAGTTAAAGAATCACAAGATTTCAAGAGAGAAGTTCTTGAAAAAGGATTATCAGCAAAGAGGGAAATTACATTTGAGACGGAATTATTTGGCACAAAGATATTTTTGATTTACGTAGAACCTGTATTTAGCAAGTCGGGGGAGACAATTGGGATAAATTACATGGGAATGGATGTAACCGACCAG GTGcggaaaagagagaaaatggCAAAGCTTAGAGAAGAGATAGCAGTGCAGAAAGCCAAAGAAACAGAACTGAATAAAACAATCCATATAACAG AGGAGACGATGCGTGCAAAACAAATGCTAGCAACTATGTCTCATGAGATAAGATCTCCTCTTTCTGGGGTAGTTAGCATGGCTGAGATTCTTTCCACCACACATCTTGACCGTGAGCAAAGACAACTACTGAATGTCATGATATCTTCAGGGGATCTGGTCCTTCAACTTATAAATGATATACTTGACCTTTCCAAGGTTGAGTCTGGTGTAATGAAATTGGAAGCCACGAAGTTCCGACCAAGAGAGGTAGTAAAGCATGTACTCCAAACAGCTGCTGCATCGTTGCAAAAAATTCTGACATTGGAAGGACACATAGCAGATGATGTTCCTATTGTG GTCATTGGAGATGTTCTAAGAATTCGACAAATTCTTACCAATTTGATCAG CAACGCAATCAAATTTACCCACGAAGGGAAGGTAGGGATAAACCTTTACGTGGTATCGGATCCATGCTTTGGAAAAGCAGAAGGAAACCATCAGAAGTCATCCAGTGGTCATTTAACCACAAATGCATCAAAAGAGGAGAAATGCACATTGGCGTCTCAAACTAATAATGATCGAAATGGTTCCCACACTCCTCATCAAAATCATTCACTTGATGGTGAACCTGTAACTCCTGGTAGAAATGGGAACACCATGGATGGAGATAAACTGGAGGAACCTCAATCACAAGAAACCGTTGTGTGGTTACGCTGTGATGTTTATGACTCTGGAATTGGAATTCCAG AAAATGCTTTACCtactctatttaaaaaatacatgcaAGTCAGTGCAGATCATGCTCGAAAATATGGTGGGACGGGCTTGGGACTTGCAATATGCAAACAACTG GTTGAGCTGATGGGTGGACGTCTCACTGTGTCTAGCCGAGTGAACTGTGGGTCTACTTTCACATTTGTTTTACCATACAAGGTATCACCAATGTGCGATGATTCTTCTGATGATGCTGATGAGCTGTCAGATATGACTGATCATGATGCTGCAACAGAAGATGAAACTGCTGGCTACTTTCTGTTCCAACCACGTACTTTGGGCTCTCTATTCTCTAATGGATCCACCAGGACTCAAAAATTATTACCAAACAATATTGGTTTTGCTAATTCTCATAAACTGAATGGATTCCCAGACAGTTGTTACTCATTACTCCCTCATAATGATAGAACAAAAGAGACAGCATCTGTTGAGGATGCTTGTTCTACTGCTGAAGTTGCTGACACATTATCTGAACCTGCAAGTTCTTTTACTCACAGCTTGGAACCTGCTAATGGGAATGTAGCTTGTAGAAGCAAGCAGTGTCAAGAAGACACAAATAGGAAACTGCAAAACACAGAATGTAGTAGAGAAGTGGATTCAAGGCCAAAAACAAGTGAATCCCAAGTATCAAGTCAGGCACAGGAGAAATCTGAAGTAAGTTCCCAGTGCACTTCTGGCAGCAATCCTCAAGTGGCTACAACAAAATTACAGCCTAAGATCCTTCTCGTAGAAGACAACAAGATTAATGTAATGGTGGCTCTATCAATGATGAAGCAATTAGGCCTTTCCATAGATGTTGTTAACAATGGAGTTGAAGCCGTGCAAGCAGTTCAGGGCAATTGTTATGATCTTGTTTTGATG GATGTGTGCATGCCAGTCATGGATGGCCTTCAAGCAACCAAACTGATTCGTTCTTTTGAAGAAACTGGAAGTTGGGATGCGGCAGTTAAAGCTGGGATTGAATTGCGTGCACCTTCATCAAATTGTTCTATGCCTTCTAGAAAGCGGACCCCTATAATTGCG ATGACTGCAAATACATTGTCAGAGAGTGCAGATGAATGTTATGCGAACGGTATGGACTCGTTTATTTCAAAGCCTGTCACTTTCCAAAAACTAAAAGAGTGTTTTGAACAATATTTTCCTTGA
- the LOC110604182 gene encoding uncharacterized protein At1g32220, chloroplastic — protein MTTVASRLFSSRSSISRLYIVAASRNGRHLSTDSNKVDEPFKVEEAETVDVPPPPTEKLLVLGGNGFVGSHICREALDRGLSVASLSRSGRSSLHDSWANAVTWHQGDLLSPDSWKEAFNGVSAVISCVGGFGSNSYMYKINGTANINAIRAASEQGVKRFVYISAADFGLANYLLQGYYEGKRAAETELLTKFPYGGVILRPGFIYGTRSVGSMKIPLGVIGSPMEMVLQHAKPLNQIPVVGPLFTPPVNVSAVAKVATRAASDPVFPPGIIDVYGILRYTQQRSK, from the exons ATGACGACGGTCGCGTCACGGCTGTTCAGTTCAAGATCATCCATCTCCAGACTATA TATAGTAGCTGCATCCAGGAATGGTAGGCATCTGTCAACTGATTCTAATAAGGTTGATGAACCGTTCAAAGTAGAGGAAGCCGAAACAGTAGATGTCCCTCCACCACCAACGGAGAAG TTGCTTGTGTTGGGCGGAAATGGATTTGTTGGCTCTCATATTTGTAGAGAAGCCTTGGATCGTGGTTTATCTGTTGCTAGCCTTAGCAG ATCTGGTAGGTCATCATTACATGATTCATGGGCTAATGCTGTAACCTGGCATCAAG gagatcttctTTCACCTGATTCATGGAAGGAAGCTTTTAATGGGGTTTCTGCCGTC ATTTCTTGCGTTGGTGGTTTTGGTTCAAACTCATACATGTATAAGATTAATGGAACTGCAAACATCAATGCAATAAGAGCTGCTTCAGAACAAG GTGTAAAAAGATTTGTGTATATTTCTGCTGCTGACTTTGGACTGGCCAATTATTTGCTGCAGGGATACTATGAGGGAAAG AGAGCTGCTGAAACAGAGTTACTAACAAAGTTTCCTTATGGAG GAGTGATACTCAGGCCTGGGTTTATTTATGGGACTCGCAGTGTTGGGAGCATGAAAATACCTCTAGGCGTAATTGGTTCTCCAATGGAGATG GTTCTTCAACATGCAAAACCGCTTAACCAGATTCCAGTTGTTGGACCCCTGTTCACTCCGCCTGTGAATGTGAGTGCAGTGGCAAAGGTTGCAACAAGGGCAGCAAGTGATCCTGTTTTTCCTCCAGGAATCATAGATGTATATGGAATCTTACGTTATACCCAGCAAAGGTCAAAATAG
- the LOC110603902 gene encoding ubiquitin carboxyl-terminal hydrolase 18 isoform X1, with protein MHVGGITVDLNWFLQLIFTLFIIALGLLHLVKNTASKYFEVDANFEGGGGGSTYRNRSVPTIHMETEGSSCANCGNHGTKKCSRCKSVRYCSTECQQADWKSGHNSKCKDFVRLNSAQNSKSNFGLKASGVGSRTFSGIALVPATGSTKLIKKPREVLFPYDVFIKLYNSNKEAFPPCGLLNCGNSCFANVVLQCLTFTRPLVGYLLEKGHQRECKRNDWCFLCEFQDHVERVSKSSHPFSPMSILSRLPNIGGNLGYGRQEDAHEFMRFAIDMMQSVCLDEFGGEKAVHPASQETTFIQHVFGGHLQSQVMCTKCDKISNLFENMMDLNVEIHGDAASLEECLDQFTAKEWLHGENMYKCDGCNDYVKAWKRLTIQRAPNILTIALKRFQSGRFGKLNKRVTFPETLDLSPYTSEGDGTDVYKLYAVVVHVDMLNASFFGHYICYIKDFHGNWYRVDDCKVQSVELEEVLSQGAYMLLYSRVSVRPSCLRTMEPSKEQPTTETELGSCKKVDCFSVVDAVKATSTTQSLASESNSEFVNELELASSSAVSVDVSSLENELSSRVGQDMNVDKSLHSSGTVEVDCDRSITIALNSEAAAEDSGNMNAIHSDSSTPFPMEISDWEKDSSCATNSKAVAIEDSVNAHPVNGESSDIFKNVKVNGTIYSFPGMTASTNPHKLKRESPLSGLDDDNRNRGVKRAEITDSY; from the exons ATGCATGTCGGTGGAATAACGGTGGATCTCAATTGGTTCCTTCAATTAATATTCACGCTCTTTATAATAGCTTTAGGATTGCTTCACTTGGTCAAGAATACAGCGTCGAAGTACTTCGAGGTCGACGCCAATTTCGAAGGAGGAGGTGGCGGCTCCACTTATCGGAATCGCTCGGTTCCTACCATTCATATGGAAACGGAGGGTTCTTCTTGTGCCAATTGCGGCAATCATGGAACCAAGAAGTGCTCCCGTTGCAAATCTGTTAGATACTG CTCAACAGAATGCCAACAAGCTGACTGGAAATCTGGGCACAATTCAAAATGCAAGGATTTTGTCAGGTTAAATTCAGcacaaaattcaaaatccaacTTTGGGTTAAAAGCTTCAGGTGTTGGGAGCAGAACTTTTTCTGGCATTGCACTGGTTCCAGCCACTGGGTCCACTAAGCTTATTAAGAAGCCAAGAGAG GTTCTTTTCCCCTATGATGTCTTCATTAAACTTTACAATTCGAACAAGGAAGCGTTCCCTCCTTGTGGACTCCTAAATTGTGGAAACAG TTGCTTTGCCAATGTGGTTCTGCAATGCCTCACATTCACACGACCTCTTGTTGGCTACTTATTGGAAAAAGGTCATCAAAGAGAGT GTAAACGCAACGATTGGTGCTTTCTATGTGAATTCCAAGATCATGTTGAAAGAGTAAGCAAAAGTTCACATCCCTTTTCACCTATGAGTATTCTATCTCGTTTGCCGAACATTGGTGGTAATCTTGGTTATGGAAGACAAGAGGATGCTCATGAGTTCATGAG GTTTGCCATTGATATGATGCAATCAGTGTGCCTTGATGAAtttgggggagaaaaagctGTCCATCCTGCCTCTCAAGAAACGACCTTTATTCAACATGTATTTGGTGGTCATCTACAATCTCAG GTGATGTGTACAAAATGTGACAAGATCTCAAATCTGTTTGAAAATATGATGGATTTAAATGTTGAAATTCATGGGGACGCTGCATCCTTGGAGGAATGCCTTGATCAGTTCACAGCCAAAGAGTGGCTTCATGGAGAAAATATGTACAAATGTGATGG GTGCAATGACTATGTCAAGGCATGGAAGCGTCTCACCATTCAACGGGCTCCAAATATTCTCACAATTGCATTAAAAAGATTTCAG AGTGGGAGGTTTGGAAAACTCAACAAAAGAGTAACTTTTCCTGAGACATTGGATCTGAGCCCATATACAAGTGAAGGAGATGGTACAGATGTGTACAAGCTTTATGCTGTTGTTGTCCACGTGGACATGCTTAATGCATCTTTCTTTGGTCATTATATCTGCTATATTAAGGACTTCCATGGAAACTGGTATAGAGTTGATGACTGTAAG GTTCAAAGTGTTGAATTGGAGGAAGTGCTTTCTCAAGGAGCTTATATGCTTTTATACAGCAG GGTTTCTGTCAGACCATCATGTCTTAGAACCATGGAACCTTCAAAAGAGCAGCCAACAACAGAAACGGAATTAGGAAGCTGCAAAAAAGTTGATTGCTTCTCAGTTGTGGATGCTGTAAAAGCTACAAGCACTACTCAGTCACTAGCATCTGAAAGTAATTCAGAATTTGTAAATGAACTTGAACTTGCATCAAGTTCAGCGGTTTCAGTGGATGTTTCATCCTTGGAAAATGAGTTGTCTTctagagttggtcaggatatgAATGTTGACAAGTCATTACATTCATCTGGTACAGTGGAGGTCGACTGTGATAGGTCTATAACAATTGCATTAAATTCTGAAGCTGCAGCTGAAGATTCAGGGAATATGAATGCAATTCATTCAGATTCTAGTACACCTTTTCCAATGGAGATTTCTGACTGGGAGAAGGATTCATCTTGTGCAACCAACTCGAAAGCCGTTGCCATAGAAGATTCAGTCAATGCACATCCAGTTAATGGTGAATCTTCTGATATTTTTAAGAATGTCAAAGTTAACGGCACTATTTATTCCTTTCCAGGCATGACAGCTTCAACCAATCCTCACAAGTTGAAACGTGAATCACCCTTGAGTGGTTTAGATGATGATAATAGGAACCGTGGAGTCAAGAGAGCAGAAATAACAGATAGTTATTGA
- the LOC110603902 gene encoding ubiquitin carboxyl-terminal hydrolase 18 isoform X2 yields the protein MHVGGITVDLNWFLQLIFTLFIIALGLLHLVKNTASKYFEVDANFEGGGGGSTYRNRSVPTIHMETEGSSCANCGNHGTKKCSRCKSVRYCSTECQQADWKSGHNSKCKDFVRLNSAQNSKSNFGLKASGVGSRTFSGIALVPATGSTKLIKKPREVLFPYDVFIKLYNSNKEAFPPCGLLNCGNSCFANVVLQCLTFTRPLVGYLLEKGHQRECKRNDWCFLCEFQDHVERVSKSSHPFSPMSILSRLPNIGGNLGYGRQEDAHEFMRFAIDMMQSVCLDEFGGEKAVHPASQETTFIQHVFGGHLQSQVMCTKCDKISNLFENMMDLNVEIHGDAASLEECLDQFTAKEWLHGENMYKCDGCNDYVKAWKRLTIQRAPNILTIALKRFQSGRFGKLNKRVTFPETLDLSPYTSEGDGTDVYKLYAVVVHVDMLNASFFGHYICYIKDFHGNWYRVDDCKVQSVELEEVLSQGAYMLLYSRVSVRPSCLRTMEPSKEQPTTETELGSCKKVDCFSVVDAVKATSTTQSLASESNSEFVNELELASSSAVSVDVSSLENELSSRVGQDMNVDKSLHSSGTVEVDCDRSITIALNSEAAAEDSGNMNAIHSDSSTPFPMEISDWEKDSSCATNSKAVAIEDSVNAHPVNGQLQRSSSSCLSGECRKTR from the exons ATGCATGTCGGTGGAATAACGGTGGATCTCAATTGGTTCCTTCAATTAATATTCACGCTCTTTATAATAGCTTTAGGATTGCTTCACTTGGTCAAGAATACAGCGTCGAAGTACTTCGAGGTCGACGCCAATTTCGAAGGAGGAGGTGGCGGCTCCACTTATCGGAATCGCTCGGTTCCTACCATTCATATGGAAACGGAGGGTTCTTCTTGTGCCAATTGCGGCAATCATGGAACCAAGAAGTGCTCCCGTTGCAAATCTGTTAGATACTG CTCAACAGAATGCCAACAAGCTGACTGGAAATCTGGGCACAATTCAAAATGCAAGGATTTTGTCAGGTTAAATTCAGcacaaaattcaaaatccaacTTTGGGTTAAAAGCTTCAGGTGTTGGGAGCAGAACTTTTTCTGGCATTGCACTGGTTCCAGCCACTGGGTCCACTAAGCTTATTAAGAAGCCAAGAGAG GTTCTTTTCCCCTATGATGTCTTCATTAAACTTTACAATTCGAACAAGGAAGCGTTCCCTCCTTGTGGACTCCTAAATTGTGGAAACAG TTGCTTTGCCAATGTGGTTCTGCAATGCCTCACATTCACACGACCTCTTGTTGGCTACTTATTGGAAAAAGGTCATCAAAGAGAGT GTAAACGCAACGATTGGTGCTTTCTATGTGAATTCCAAGATCATGTTGAAAGAGTAAGCAAAAGTTCACATCCCTTTTCACCTATGAGTATTCTATCTCGTTTGCCGAACATTGGTGGTAATCTTGGTTATGGAAGACAAGAGGATGCTCATGAGTTCATGAG GTTTGCCATTGATATGATGCAATCAGTGTGCCTTGATGAAtttgggggagaaaaagctGTCCATCCTGCCTCTCAAGAAACGACCTTTATTCAACATGTATTTGGTGGTCATCTACAATCTCAG GTGATGTGTACAAAATGTGACAAGATCTCAAATCTGTTTGAAAATATGATGGATTTAAATGTTGAAATTCATGGGGACGCTGCATCCTTGGAGGAATGCCTTGATCAGTTCACAGCCAAAGAGTGGCTTCATGGAGAAAATATGTACAAATGTGATGG GTGCAATGACTATGTCAAGGCATGGAAGCGTCTCACCATTCAACGGGCTCCAAATATTCTCACAATTGCATTAAAAAGATTTCAG AGTGGGAGGTTTGGAAAACTCAACAAAAGAGTAACTTTTCCTGAGACATTGGATCTGAGCCCATATACAAGTGAAGGAGATGGTACAGATGTGTACAAGCTTTATGCTGTTGTTGTCCACGTGGACATGCTTAATGCATCTTTCTTTGGTCATTATATCTGCTATATTAAGGACTTCCATGGAAACTGGTATAGAGTTGATGACTGTAAG GTTCAAAGTGTTGAATTGGAGGAAGTGCTTTCTCAAGGAGCTTATATGCTTTTATACAGCAG GGTTTCTGTCAGACCATCATGTCTTAGAACCATGGAACCTTCAAAAGAGCAGCCAACAACAGAAACGGAATTAGGAAGCTGCAAAAAAGTTGATTGCTTCTCAGTTGTGGATGCTGTAAAAGCTACAAGCACTACTCAGTCACTAGCATCTGAAAGTAATTCAGAATTTGTAAATGAACTTGAACTTGCATCAAGTTCAGCGGTTTCAGTGGATGTTTCATCCTTGGAAAATGAGTTGTCTTctagagttggtcaggatatgAATGTTGACAAGTCATTACATTCATCTGGTACAGTGGAGGTCGACTGTGATAGGTCTATAACAATTGCATTAAATTCTGAAGCTGCAGCTGAAGATTCAGGGAATATGAATGCAATTCATTCAGATTCTAGTACACCTTTTCCAATGGAGATTTCTGACTGGGAGAAGGATTCATCTTGTGCAACCAACTCGAAAGCCGTTGCCATAGAAGATTCAGTCAATGCACATCCAGTTAATG GTCAACTGCAGAGAAGCAGCAGCAGCTGCCTTTCGGGAGAATGTCGGAAGACAAGGTAA